A stretch of DNA from Maridesulfovibrio sp.:
CAGACTGCGCAAGGCGGAGGCCGCCGAGGTGCTTGCCGCCACCGAATACCGCCGCAGGGCGGAACTTTACAAGTCCCACACCATTTCCGAGGAAGAACGGGACCGCGCCAGAACAGACCATGAACAGGCGGTGCATCTTGTGGGTGAAATCCGGTCTGAACTCAAGACGGCGACACTCGGCTCCCGTTCCGATGAAATCAAGGCTGCCGAATCGGCCGTGGAAGCGGCGAGGGCAAGGCTGGAACAGGCCCGCTGGAATTTTGATCAGAAAGCGCAGGCCGCTCCGCGTACCGGACTGGTGTTTGATACCATCCGCTACCGTGGCGAATGGGTTCCGGCAGGCAGTCCGGTTCTGTCCATACTTCCCCCGGAAAACCGCAAAGTCCGTTTCTACGTTCCGGAAAGGATTGTCGGAGATTTTAAAGTCGGGGAGATACTGCTGATGAACTATGACGGTCTTGCCAAGCCCCTGCCTTTGAAACTGGTCTATGTTTCTCCGCAGGCGGAGTACACTCCCCCGGTCATTTATTCCAGCCAGAGCCGGGCCAAGCTGGTCTTCATGCTGGAAGCAGTGCCGGAATCAAGCTCAAATGCCTTAATGCTCAAGCCGGGACAGCCTGTAGATGTCAGCCGCACGCCGGAAGGCTTTATCCGTAACAATGGATTCTTTTCCCGGCTGCTTTCCTTTTTCGGGAGTTCCGATGGCTGAAGATTATGTCATTGATGTGAACGGGGTTACCAAGATTTTCGGTGACAGAACCGTGGTGAAGGGTTTGGACATGCGGGTCCGGAGAGGCGAAATATTCGGCTTTCTCGGTCCGAACGGGTCCGGCAAGACCACATTTATCCGCATGCTTTGCGGTCTTCTGCGGCCTGATGCCGGGGCCGGAACCTGTCTTGGTTACGATATCATTGAACAATCGGATATGATCAAGCCGCAGGTCGGCTATATGTCCCAGAAGTTCAGCCTCTATGGCGATCTTACGGTGCGGGAGAATCTGGATTTTCTGGCCCGCGCATACCTGCTGCCTGATCGCCGAAAGCTTGTAGATGATGCCATAGAAAGAATGGGGCTCGGACGTTTCACCGATCAGCTTGCCGGGAGTCTTTCCGGAGGCTGGAAACAGCGGCTGGCCCTGACCGGATGCACCCTGCACAGCCCGAAGCTGCTTCTGCTGGACGAACCCACCGCCGGGGTGGACCCGGCCGCCCGGCGGGATTTCTGGGACGAGGTGCATTCTCTGGCGGCGCAGGGCATCACCGCCCTCATCAGCACCCATTATATGGATGAGGCCGAGCGTTGCCACCGGCTTGCCTACATCGCCTACGGAGACCTGCTGGCAAAAGGAACTCTCGAAGAACTGGTAAGGGATTCCGGTCTGAAAACATGGGTCCTCAAGGGGCCTGACCTGAATGTCCTGACCTCGAAACTGAGAGCTTCTGACGGCATCGATCAGGTGGTGGCCTTCGGTAATACCCTGCACATAAGCGGTCGGGATAATAATCTTATCGAGAAGTCCATCCGGGAACTTTGCGGCCCGGATCACAGTTTCAGCCCGGCTGAGACCAGCCTTGAAGAAGTGTTTATCGATCTTATGCGGGGGACGAATCCGTGAACAGTGTACGCCTTTTTTCGTTCAGCCGTTTTATGGCCATGGCTCGCAAGGAATTTGTGCAGATGCGCCGGGACAGGCTGACTTTTGCCATGATGATCGGAATTCCGCTCATTCAGATAATCCTGTTCGGCTATGCCATCAATTCCGACCCGCGCCATCTTCCCCTTGCCGTCCTTTCAGGGGACAACTCCAGATATTCCCGGTCTATTGTCGCCGGAATGCAGGCCAGTTCCTATTTTGACGTGAACCGTTTTCTCCATACCAGAGCGGAGGCATCCAGATTGCTGGAGCTCGGAGAAGTGCAGTTTGTATTGACCATTCCGGAACGGTTCGGCAGGGATCTGGAACGGGGTGAACATCCGGTCCTCCTGCTTGAAGCGGATGCCACGGACCCCATGGCCACAGGCAACGCGGTCAATTCCATGCGCGAGATTGTAAATCGGGCCTTAGCGCGCGAGTTGAAGGGAGCCCTGCAATCCCTTCTGCCGGAGGCGAGTGCGGTAGAGCTGCGTATTCACGCCGACTACAACCCCGAAGCCGTAAGCCAGTACAACATCGTTCCCGGTCTGATGGGAGTTATCCTGACCCTGACTCTGGTCATGATCACCTCGCTGGCCATCACCCGCGAAACGGAACGCGGGACAATGGAAAATCTGCTGACCACACCCGTGCGGCCGCTTGAAGTGATGATGGGCAAAATCCTGCCTTACGTCATGGTCGGTTACATTCAGATGATGCTGATCATGGCCGCGTCCGTATTTCTTTTTAATGTTCCTATAAACGGCAATCCGTTGATAGTTTTTACCTATTCTGCTGTTTTTATCGCCGCGAACCTCACTGTCGGAGTCACTGTTTCCACCATCGCGCGCAATCAGTTGCAGGCAGTGCAGATGTCCATATTCTTTTTTCTGCCGTCCCTCCTTCTTTCCGGTTTCATGTTCCCGTTCCGGGGAATGCCCCAATGGGCGCAGGTCCTTGGCTCCGTTCTCCCGCTTACCCATTATCTCCGGCTTGTGCGCGGGGTGCTGCTCAAGGGAACAGGTTGGGAAGACTCCCTCTATCATCTGTGGCCGATTGCCCTGTTCTGGCTGGTTGTGGTCATAGTCGGGTTGAAAAGATTCCGCCGTACACTCGATTGATAAATCCTGTGTGAGCCCCGTATAAATGCGGGCTGTTGTCTCCTCTGATCCAAAAGTTACGGACTGTGGACCTGAATTAAGTAAAACAGGTCCGCAGTCCGTACTATTATGCATTTTCGAACGGGGGAACAGATGGGAACAGGACAGAAGAATAAAGGAGGTTTTCAGGATGACACCGGATGCCGGTTTTCTGGAAGAGGACAAACGGGAAGCGGATGAGATCAAGAAGGAGCAGCGCAGGGAGGCGGAGCAGTTTCTGTCCGATATGCGCAAGACCTTCGGAACTGCTCACGGAAAACGTATTTTTACTTTTCTGCTCGAGCAGGGCGGAGTCAATGCGCCGCTCTTTTCCCGGGACGCTGATATGTATCGCAACGTGGCCGTTCATGATTTCGTGGTCGAAAACATCCTTTCGGCAGTGGTAACGGCTGATGAGGAAATCTATCTTTCGATCATTCGTGAACGGGCCGAAAAATTACGCCATCAGGAGGAGACTGAGTAATGGATGATTTTGCAGGGTCTGAAATGGTTCAGGCCATGGAGCAGGATCAGGACGTGTCGGCAAAGGATATCCCTGCGCCGGAAGGACTGTCCGCAGTACATGATGAGGCCGGGCAACCTGTTAAGGAGGGAGGTGAAGCAATAGGGAGGGTCTCCGGGGAAGCTTTCGGAAAAGCATCCGAGGGCGCAAATGAAGAAGGTGCCGTGGAAACAAAGCCGGAAAAAGCAGGGGAAGTACCGGGCAAATCCGAGTCGGCTTCTCCGGGAAAACGGTCCGGGCAGGCTGAAGAAAACACTTCATCGGCAATTCCTCCTGCCCCGGAAGACTACAGGATTGATTACGGTCTGCCGGGCGGAGTTGATCCGCAGATTGACAGCCGCTTCCGGAATTTTGCCCATGAAAACGGCATTTCCGCTGAGCTGGCCCAGAAGCTGGTGGATTTCAGCAACCAACTGGAAACTGTGCGCATGGAGGAGCAGCATTATCAGGTGGAGGAATGGGAAAAACAGCTCCGTGCCATGCCCGGATGGCAGGGGCGCAACTACAGCCGCAATGTGGGCATTGCCCGGCAGGCCCTGCGAACCTTTGCCTCCCCTGAACTGGCCGAACTTATCGGGACTTCCGGGTACGGAAATCATCCCGAAGTGGTCAAGGCCTTTTACAAAGTGGGGAAACGATTGTCCGAGGATTCCTATCTGGACAGCTCTCGTAGAACCCCACGCAAGAAAACCATCGGCGAGATACTGTATCCCGATCAGCCTGTCTGATTTTGTCTGACGGGCTTGTAGCCAAACTGAACCCTGACTTAGGGGAAAGACAGAGTCATTCCGTATTTGATGCGCTTCGCGCGTTTGACAATCTGATTTCGCCGCCGCCGGCCAAAGGGGATAATCCCCTTTGGAATCCCTAATAGTTTAAGTTGGGTGTATTTTATGTAACCTGTCAAATTATAAATTAATTATTTGCTGTCCCTGCGGGCTGCATACAGATTTGAACGCTTGAAGCGTCATGATTCCAGAGCTCCCGGAGAGCCTTAATCATTAAGGAGAAACAACTATGGGAATTCTTGGAACCAACGCTCTTACTCTTTCCGAATGGTCCAACCGTACCGACCCCAGTGGCAAGGTGGCTGAAATCACCGAAGTCCTTTCCATGACCAACGAGATTCTCGATGACGCGGCCTGGGTTGAAGGCAACCTGCCCACCGGACACAGGACCACGGTCCGTACCGATCTGCCTACCGTAAGCTGGCGCAAGCTCAACTACGGGGTCAAGCCGAGCAAGTCCCGCACCAAGCAGATTGACGATACCTGCGGCATGCTCGAATCCTACGCTGAAATCGACAAGGCCCTGTGCGAACTCAACGGTGATTCCTCCAACTTCCGCACCTCCGAGGAACGCGCGTTCCTTGAAGCAATGAACAAGGAATTTGCCGAGACTTTCATTTACGGGGATACTTCCCTTGAACCGGAAAAATTCCTCGGCCTCTCGCCGCGTTTCAATTCTCTGGAGTACAAGAACGTTATCAACTTCGGCGGAGCGGGTGACAACTGCACATCCATATGGATCGTCTGCTGGTCGGATCAGACCGTGCATTTCACCTTTCCCAAGGGCAGCAACAGCGGGTTGAAACATACTGATCTCGGCGAAGTCACTCTCGAAGATGCCGGTGGAGGCAGATTTCAGGGCGTGAGAACCCACTACAAATGGTCTCCCGGTCTGGTCGTGCGCGACTGGCGCTACGTGGTGCGCATCGCCTCCATCGATCCGGCCAACCTCGGCGGCAATTCCCTGCGCCATTCGCTGATCGAAGGACTGAACATGATTCCCAATACGAACATGGGCAGAACCGTTATCTACTGCAACCAGTCCGTCAAAACCCAGCTGGATATCGAAGCGTCCGACAAGGACAACGTCATGCTCAGGACCGAAAACTGGGAAGGAAAACCCGTCACCACCTTCTGGGGTTGCCCCGTAAGGCGTGTTGATTCCATTCTTAACACCGAGTCCGCGATTACCGCCTAGTTTAACTGAATAATTACCAGGAGAATAAAAATGTTTTTGGATAATGAACTTTGTTTTTGCGAGGAGCAGTCCGTAACCGCCAGCGCGGTTTCCCAGAATGTGGTCTGCGTGGGCGAGGATTGCGGTTCCGGTTCTCCGGTACGTCTCAAGGTGCTGGTGGACGGGGAGGACTTCGCTGCTCTCACCAGTCTGCGTGTCGGAGTGCAGGCCTCTTCCACCGATGATTTCGCATTGTATGACACCCTTTTTGAATCCGGTTCCATTCCCGTGGCGGATCTGAAACAGGGCTATACCTTCCCACTGCCTGCGCTGCCGGCCAGACACAGCGGTTATCTGAGGCTTTCCTTCACCGTTACCGGAGCAAATGCCACAGCTGGAAAGGTCAGCGGATACATCATTCTGGATGATCAGACCAACGTATAAGGCGGTTGTGATGAAATATATCTGCAAGGAAAATTGTTATGTGCGGAATCAGCAGGGCTGACTTCAGTCTTTCCGCAAGAACGATGCGGTGGATTATGCAGGGGGAACTGCTGTTCCCTCCATTTTGAACCTGTTGACGGTCTTGAGCGGTCTGCAGAGGGTATGCAACCGATAAAAAACGGAGATGCCGAAAAAGAGAAGCTGCGCGCGCGGCTCAGAAAACTTAGAGTCAACTGCCCGGCAAATGCCGGGCAGTTGACCATGCGCAGAAAGCTGCAGAATGTGTCGTCGGAACAAAATATACCCTTGTAATGTCTCGAAATAATAGCCAGTTTTTTCAGGACCCCCGTACCTTTATTGGGCGGGGGTCAATCATATGAAACTGATGTCCTATACCCGGTTCATGGCTGAAAGCAAAAGGTTAATCAAATGAACCACAATCCACGGTTCGCGCTGCCTTTTGTGCCGCGGCAGTCTCTTTTTACAGAGCGCAGAGTGTGTCAAAAAC
This window harbors:
- a CDS encoding endoprotease, which codes for MDDFAGSEMVQAMEQDQDVSAKDIPAPEGLSAVHDEAGQPVKEGGEAIGRVSGEAFGKASEGANEEGAVETKPEKAGEVPGKSESASPGKRSGQAEENTSSAIPPAPEDYRIDYGLPGGVDPQIDSRFRNFAHENGISAELAQKLVDFSNQLETVRMEEQHYQVEEWEKQLRAMPGWQGRNYSRNVGIARQALRTFASPELAELIGTSGYGNHPEVVKAFYKVGKRLSEDSYLDSSRRTPRKKTIGEILYPDQPV
- a CDS encoding ABC transporter ATP-binding protein, which encodes MAEDYVIDVNGVTKIFGDRTVVKGLDMRVRRGEIFGFLGPNGSGKTTFIRMLCGLLRPDAGAGTCLGYDIIEQSDMIKPQVGYMSQKFSLYGDLTVRENLDFLARAYLLPDRRKLVDDAIERMGLGRFTDQLAGSLSGGWKQRLALTGCTLHSPKLLLLDEPTAGVDPAARRDFWDEVHSLAAQGITALISTHYMDEAERCHRLAYIAYGDLLAKGTLEELVRDSGLKTWVLKGPDLNVLTSKLRASDGIDQVVAFGNTLHISGRDNNLIEKSIRELCGPDHSFSPAETSLEEVFIDLMRGTNP
- a CDS encoding major capsid protein, with the translated sequence MGILGTNALTLSEWSNRTDPSGKVAEITEVLSMTNEILDDAAWVEGNLPTGHRTTVRTDLPTVSWRKLNYGVKPSKSRTKQIDDTCGMLESYAEIDKALCELNGDSSNFRTSEERAFLEAMNKEFAETFIYGDTSLEPEKFLGLSPRFNSLEYKNVINFGGAGDNCTSIWIVCWSDQTVHFTFPKGSNSGLKHTDLGEVTLEDAGGGRFQGVRTHYKWSPGLVVRDWRYVVRIASIDPANLGGNSLRHSLIEGLNMIPNTNMGRTVIYCNQSVKTQLDIEASDKDNVMLRTENWEGKPVTTFWGCPVRRVDSILNTESAITA
- a CDS encoding ABC transporter permease, which gives rise to MAMARKEFVQMRRDRLTFAMMIGIPLIQIILFGYAINSDPRHLPLAVLSGDNSRYSRSIVAGMQASSYFDVNRFLHTRAEASRLLELGEVQFVLTIPERFGRDLERGEHPVLLLEADATDPMATGNAVNSMREIVNRALARELKGALQSLLPEASAVELRIHADYNPEAVSQYNIVPGLMGVILTLTLVMITSLAITRETERGTMENLLTTPVRPLEVMMGKILPYVMVGYIQMMLIMAASVFLFNVPINGNPLIVFTYSAVFIAANLTVGVTVSTIARNQLQAVQMSIFFFLPSLLLSGFMFPFRGMPQWAQVLGSVLPLTHYLRLVRGVLLKGTGWEDSLYHLWPIALFWLVVVIVGLKRFRRTLD
- a CDS encoding HlyD family efflux transporter periplasmic adaptor subunit, whose protein sequence is MKIKPSSTLLPFLLLIIVALGGCNNTEETLWQGYVEGELVYVSAPLGGQLEEVHATKGEQVTAGQPLFVLERGFEKAGIAEAEENLDRAENDLADKRKGRRPSEIASIKARLRKAEAAEVLAATEYRRRAELYKSHTISEEERDRARTDHEQAVHLVGEIRSELKTATLGSRSDEIKAAESAVEAARARLEQARWNFDQKAQAAPRTGLVFDTIRYRGEWVPAGSPVLSILPPENRKVRFYVPERIVGDFKVGEILLMNYDGLAKPLPLKLVYVSPQAEYTPPVIYSSQSRAKLVFMLEAVPESSSNALMLKPGQPVDVSRTPEGFIRNNGFFSRLLSFFGSSDG
- a CDS encoding Bbp16 family capsid cement protein is translated as MFLDNELCFCEEQSVTASAVSQNVVCVGEDCGSGSPVRLKVLVDGEDFAALTSLRVGVQASSTDDFALYDTLFESGSIPVADLKQGYTFPLPALPARHSGYLRLSFTVTGANATAGKVSGYIILDDQTNV